The following is a genomic window from Melitaea cinxia chromosome 24, ilMelCinx1.1, whole genome shotgun sequence.
gtttcactggaagtgtgccgggaaaactttgtgacacactgatttcaacgcgggcgaagccgcgggcacagctagtatgaatATAAATACAGAAATTATTTTAGGACttgctaaataaatatataatttgcagatttattttatgcattttattaattaatttacacaatgttataaaacttattttatatttttaattaatatctaattttttttttaactaaaaacaaCTTGTTTTTTTAGCTCTAATTATTTACGTCTGTATTtcgaaaaatgtttaaaactgttaaaatcttgttatattattagaactgttgtaatttattttttatttttaggtatacAGAAGGAATCAAGGTTCGGTGTGATGATGCCGAAGTAAATGCAAGTTTATATAACAACAGAGCTGCCGCACATTGGTTCCTAAGGAACTATAGATCAGCATTACAAGATAGCGAGAAAGCCCTAACATTTGACCCAAGTCATACAAAAGCACGCATAAGAGCTGCGAAGTCAGCTTTTGAaggtaaaaaatatgataaatgcaTCGAACATTGTGAAAAATATCtagaaaaaaatacagacaaagGGGTTACTGAACTTCTCAATAAGgcgaaaaaaagtaaaatgttaAAGGAAAGAGATGAAAGGAAGAAAAATAGgactgaaatgaaaatgaatgaaCAAAAGGATGAACTTATCAAGACAATCATAGAAAGaggtattaaaatatcaaaatgtgATGATGAAGATGACATTGATTTATCAAAATTGGAACCAACATTACCAGGAGCTCATGACGCAATAGTGCATTTAGAAAACGGGGTTTTAATGTGGCCTATATTGCTGCTATATCCGGAATACCAATTAACGGACTTTGTAAAAGGTTGTCCAGAAAATGCACCGCTTATTAAGCAATTGGAACAATTATTTCCAGCTCCATGGGACGaggaaaataaatacaaatgtagtacgataaatatttattttgaaggtTACGATAAAATGCCCCATATCGTCGATCCAAATAAGAATTTAGGTCACATtttagtttcaaaatatttcgaGCTAAGAGGCGGTACTGCAGCGTTTTTTGTTTTACCCCGTGGTAGTCGTGTTGaaagaaattatattgaaagttatatataataagatttttattttatttttatagtcttTTTACAACATTCTAATGTTAATCAGAATTTACTGTTTGTCGAATGGGTTTTATCTGTACTGTATCGGGACTATATCTCTAGGAATacaaattagttatttttagcTTAGTTTTGTGacttgaatttaaaaatgttattataaacatGTTCTATACTTGTATAtgttaaaaccaattttttttttcaaagtatcaTATATGCCCTCAATAAATGAATAGAACAAATAACATCACCTAAACACAATATGAATTTTTGCAATATACTGAAATGTCATGGATGTgatatttatatcttaatatatttaaaaataaataagttataaaaagtatctttattttttattaagaatagctgcccggacagacctTGTTGTGGCAAAAGTtagtgcattttttttaaaatttttctgtATTAATTAACCACTAAGGGAACCACACCCACTAAGGGAAAACCCACTAAGGGTGGAAGggacttcttcttcttctccttcttcttctccttcttcttctccttcttcttctccttcttcttctccttcttcttctccttcttcttctccttcttcttctccttcttcttctccttcttcttctccttcttcttctccttcttcttctccttcttcttctccttcttcttctccttcttcttctccttcttcttctccttcttcttctccttcttcttctccttctccttctcctccttctccttcttctccttctccttctccttcttctccttctccttctccttctccttcttctccttctccttcttctccttctccttcttctccttctccttcttctccttctccttcttctccttctccttcttctccttctccttcttctccttctccttctccttctccttcttctcattctccttctccttctccttctcctccttctccttctccttctcctccttctccttctccttctcctccttctccttctccttctcctccttctccttctccttcttctccttctccttctcctccttctccttctccttctcctccttctccttctccttctcctccttcttctccttctccttctccttctccttctccttctccttctccttctccttctccttctccttctccttctccttctccttctccttctccttctccttctcctccttctccttctccttctccttctccttctccttctccttctccttctccttctccttctcctcctcctcctcctcctcctcctcctcctcctcctcctcctcctcctccttctccttctccttctccttctccttctccttctccttctccttctccttctccttctccttctccttctccttctccttctccttctccttctccttctccttctccttctccttctccttctccttctccttctccttctccttctccttctccttctccttctccttctccttctccttctccttctccttctccttctccttctccttctccttctccttctccttcttctccttctccttcttctccttctccttctccttcttctccttctccttcttcttcttcttcttcttcttcttcttcttcttcttcttcttcttcttcttcttcttcgcaAATAGTACTAATACAGTACTGAGTAATAGATCTTTTGATTTCACGACTTTGTTGTCGGACGACATGGGTCTCAGAAGAAAAGCTTTTATGAAagtgggggttagagatgatatgattgatgattttattcaaatatcaaattatttgtagaaaatataaaacgtttgagttgaattttgaatagcttaaAAAACATCTGTACCATTTTGACTACTACTACtaactctgctttctgctccgagggttgtgggttcgattcccaccccgagtctgggtgtaaaatattcttatttatatatttatgcttTATATGTAGgtttgtttatcaaaaaaaaatttagctataccagtcggctgttacctataacacaagcaataagttgcttactttaggaacatatgaccgtgtgtgtatgttgtaaatatttatttattatttatgtatacctcttgcgtcacatccctagcggtcaactatagacgacttcggcgttctggacatatcatttacgtggaataagaatgcatgtttttatttcaatgtttgtCAGTACGTGTAactctaaaagacttgtttttataCTCGAATGTTgcagggatattctattttcagaaatgttgaaataaaatacaagaaatatatttttaataattttatttaatatttttatttaatatttttgtggtccgggttttttgtcacctatagtcgtcgctggcgcacaggactcgcgagcccttgtcaagtataggtgactacggcggtcaaaaggttaagtTGAACAATATACCGTCAtctaaatatattcatattaaagttcAG
Proteins encoded in this region:
- the LOC123665567 gene encoding DNA polymerase interacting tetratricopeptide repeat-containing, protein of 47 kDa isoform X3, with the protein product MRSTYKIRLQRSRRFNFSGTAISAVVVDDVVGHEEMDKHPFFMKSVPENGELSPLAEGLAKLKYDPDENTPLELANNYKEDGNFNFKHKNYRLAVLGYTEGIKVRCDDAEVNASLYNNRAAAHWFLRNYRSALQDSEKALTFDPSHTKARIRAAKSAFEGKKYDKCIEHCEKYLEKNTDKGVTELLNKAKKSKMLKERDERKKNRTEMKMNEQKDELIKTIIERGIKISKCDDEDDIDLSKLEPTLPGAHDAIVHLENGVLMWPILLLYPEYQLTDFVKGCPENAPLIKQLEQLFPAPWDEENKYKCSTINIYFEGYDKMPHIVDPNKNLGHILVSKYFELRGGTAAFFVLPRGSRVERNYIESYI
- the LOC123665567 gene encoding DNA polymerase interacting tetratricopeptide repeat-containing, protein of 47 kDa isoform X1 encodes the protein MSDAAGTSKKALMTDEERLALCQKLDKELDEFIDSLEKKGYDDGWPEDRWEEEMDKHPFFMKSVPENGELSPLAEGLAKLKYDPDENTPLELANNYKEDGNFNFKHKNYRLAVLGYTEGIKVRCDDAEVNASLYNNRAAAHWFLRNYRSALQDSEKALTFDPSHTKARIRAAKSAFEGKKYDKCIEHCEKYLEKNTDKGVTELLNKAKKSKMLKERDERKKNRTEMKMNEQKDELIKTIIERGIKISKCDDEDDIDLSKLEPTLPGAHDAIVHLENGVLMWPILLLYPEYQLTDFVKGCPENAPLIKQLEQLFPAPWDEENKYKCSTINIYFEGYDKMPHIVDPNKNLGHILVSKYFELRGGTAAFFVLPRGSRVERNYIESYI
- the LOC123665567 gene encoding DNA polymerase interacting tetratricopeptide repeat-containing, protein of 47 kDa isoform X2, with amino-acid sequence MTDEERLALCQKLDKELDEFIDSLEKKGYDDGWPEDRWEEEMDKHPFFMKSVPENGELSPLAEGLAKLKYDPDENTPLELANNYKEDGNFNFKHKNYRLAVLGYTEGIKVRCDDAEVNASLYNNRAAAHWFLRNYRSALQDSEKALTFDPSHTKARIRAAKSAFEGKKYDKCIEHCEKYLEKNTDKGVTELLNKAKKSKMLKERDERKKNRTEMKMNEQKDELIKTIIERGIKISKCDDEDDIDLSKLEPTLPGAHDAIVHLENGVLMWPILLLYPEYQLTDFVKGCPENAPLIKQLEQLFPAPWDEENKYKCSTINIYFEGYDKMPHIVDPNKNLGHILVSKYFELRGGTAAFFVLPRGSRVERNYIESYI